Genomic segment of Ictalurus furcatus strain D&B chromosome 9, Billie_1.0, whole genome shotgun sequence:
caagTAGATTTCCTTGCCatcatcacctctggcttgctcattagggacaaatttattaatttaaaatttatatccagaGTTGATATATTTcggtaaagctgctttgtggcaatgtccactgttaaaagtgcccttaaccctcagctgttATAATGCATATATGAGATGcacgtaagtcgctctggacaAGGGCGTCttccaaataccataaatgtttAGGTTtctgtctttgtatgctatTTGGACTAAAGACTTCTATTATGTTTTGGCTGTTAGGAAGCCTGCTTTGTCCTATTTTCAAAAGGTTTCCCGTGACACTTGAAGACCATTTATCATTTTTACAAATCGCTCTCTTAGTGTACTTGTGACAGACCTACTTCACTCCCTACTTCTTTGGCCTGTTTTCAAAGGTCTTCAGTTATGCTCAATGTCAAAGCAATACTTTTCCATATTGTTCTATCTATTTAGGCGCATATTAGTCTAGCATATTTTCTCTATTGCTGAATTTCCGcacataaaaaaattatcatataatcatatatcTATATTTAATATGCAGATGAGACTAGGTTTGGCTCAATGACCTATTTGGGGCAAATAAGCTCTATGATTTAGTGTAATGAGAAAATTGTTggttggtttattttatttttaatttgaacatgAAGTGCTGTGAGAAGGATAAATGTTGGATAGGAAGATTTAGTACCTCTGGTATGGCTCGTGGATGCTGTATTGTATTCTCGCCCTTGCCGCAGTCTCTTCTCCCTTCTTTTGGCTTGCCTCTGTCTTACAGGCAGTCCCTGAGTGGAgagtctgtttatttttagttgaACTGGAAACCTACTTTAGCACTTGGTGCATTGGAGAGCTGGCCACACTCAGATGGCTAATATGGCCATTCCAACACCACTGCTTTTGCCATTTCAGTGATATTCCCTTGTAATACTATATTGCCATGCTTATTCAAGATTGTCTGTTTCGAGATATTTAAGTAAGTGTATGTGTTTCTTGAAAAGATTATCAGTAAAAACATCAGTAAAGAAATTTAGCCATGACAGAGCCAAAGGACCAAAAGTCCAGGAGGTTGACCTGGGCCTGAGCCAAATCCTATAAGCCTAACACTAAACCCTAACtgctaacactaaccctaacccctaacactcaaaccctaacccctaacattaaccctaacactaaaccctaacccctaacactaatcctaacccctaacacatAGAGATGCTGTATAACACGGaacaacaaacacatttgtccAACATTCAACACACTGAGTTGTCTTTACCCCCTGGGCATTTGGTATGACTCCACCCAGGTAGGAGGAACTGGATCAAGTCTGGCTCCACCCCCTGCACTTTTGGTTCTGTAGCGAGGAGTACTTGTGAAAGACTTGTACTGCAGTGTTCTTATTATAGTCAAAGACCTACTAACTTTCGTTAGTACTTTCTGGGACACAAGTGTAAAAGTTGCTGtatttttatctatctatgctttatctatctatctatctatatttatttatctttgtcTTTGCAGGCTGTGAGCCGCTTCCCCTGCATTATTTGAAGTGGAGTCATGCCGAGTCCATCGTTGCAGTGGTCTTCTCTTGTCTGGGCATCCTAGTGACCAGTTTCGTCACTTTTGTCTTCATTCTGTACAGAGACACACCTGTGGTCAAATCCTCAAGTCGAGAACTCTGCTATATCATCCTAACTGGCATCTTCCTGGGTTATATCTGCCCCTTCACGCTCATAGCCAAGCCCACAGTGGCCTCCTGCTATCTACAACGCCTCTTGGTGGGCCTCTCAGCCTCCATGTGCTATTCGGCTCTGGTCACTAAGACCAACCGCATCGCCCGCATCCTGGCTGGCAGCAAGAAGAAGATCTGTACACGCAAGCCACGCTTTATGAGTGCCTGTGCTCAGGTGGTCATCGCATTCATCCTGATCAGTTTACAGCTCACGCTGGAGGTCACGCTGATCATTCTGGAGCCCCCGTCACCCATCAAGTTCTATCCGAGCATCAGGGAAGTCTATCTCATCTGTAATACCAGCAACATGGGCATGGTCGCACCGCTCGGCTACAACGGTCTTCTTATTCTCAGCTGCACCTACTATGCTTTCAAAACCCGCAATGTGCCGGCCAACTTCAACGAGGCCAAGTACATCGCCTTCACCATGTACACCACATGCATCATCTGGCTCGCTTTTGTGCCCATCTACTTTGGCTCCAACTACAAAATCATCACCACATCATTCTCCGTGAGCCTAAGCGTGACTGTGGCCCTGGGTTGCATGTTCACCCCAAAGATGTACATCATCATTGCCAAGCCAGAGAGAAACGTGCGTAGCGCCTTTACCACTTCAGATGTGGTGCGCATGCATGTAGGTGATGGCAAAATCGCCTGCAGGAGCAACAGCCTACTCAACATGCTAAAACGCAAAAAGAACGCCTCTGGAAATAAGTAAGTCTGCTCTCTTTAGCTGCAGTAGCTTAGCCTCTTTCCATCCTGTTGCATGAGTATCAGTACCCATGGGCCCGATCTTTTAATTCATGCTACGTTCCAGACATTCAGGTCATGCCATTTCCAGATCAGCCTTCAATTAACAGCTTTCTTAGACGTCTCTGATTTGCAGGTCGACTGCAATTAAAAGATGCACACCCAGGGGCATCTCAGCAACAGGGTAGACAGACGCTCTGCTCCATATATGAGCTGCTATATACCACTAAGTCATCAATTACAGAATTAACAGCTTTTGttttacattaattaattattgctGAACTAGGACTGTGCATAAAGAGACACTGTGCATAATCATTACcgtatatatttaaatgcagTATTAAAACAGTAtactataattattttttaatatatatatatatatatgtaatatataatatataattattatatttgctCAAATAAAATGACAGTAATTTTTACATGAACCAGAAATGTTGTTCTTGTGTCCACTTTTCTTGGTTCCTGTGAAATAACTGCcgtctttattttgttcataGTTCTAATGGCAAGTCTGTGTCATGGTCTGAACCAGGTTCAAGACAGCCTCCGAAAGGAGAACACATGTGGCACAGACTGTCTGTGCATGTGAAGAGGCAGGAAGCCGGCTCCAATCAGACAGCTGTCATCAAACCTCTAACTAATACCTACCATGACACAGGCCTGGAATTCTCAGACCTGAGCACCAAGACTCTGTACAATGTAGCCGAGGAGGATGAGGGTGAGCCAGTCAGATATAATCCTCCGGCCAGCCCTCATCTGATTGCTCACAGGTATTCACCTGCCAGCAAGCCTGTGAAGGAAATGAACACAAAGCAGGAATTTTATAATCCGGAGCAACACTTGCCACAGAAATGCGTTCTCCCCCAGCAGGTTACTGCAGACCACTTTCAGGACATGACAGCTAAGTTGAATTCCAGCATGCCTGATCTGGATGACATTATTAGTTTACATGAACCAGTAAGTGGAGTGATGCCACCATACCGACCCCTCATTCCGCAGACACAGCAGGTTTATCCCATGCAGCTGAGCTCTTACTCAAAGAAACCAGATACTctgttggaggaggaggaggaagtggagAACGAGCAGTTTGGCCTCCTGCATGGCTACATGTACAACAATGCACAAATCCACGATGATGAGGAGCTGGTGCAGATTAAACTAGCAATGGAGGACTCACTGGCTCTAATGCCACCCTCTCCTTTCCGGGACTTGACGGGTTCAGGCAACCCCATTCCCAACTCTCCGGTGTCTGAGTCCATCCTTTGCACCCCACCAAATGTGACATATGCATCCGTCATTCTCAAAGACTACAAACAAAGCTCCTCTACCCTGTGAATGAACGAAAAACTTGAAACATAAATACTTGTAAATGATCTGTTTTCTCAGCATTTGAGAAACTGACACGAGCTGCCAATAAATTCATTATCAGTTCATTAGGATAATACATTTTTCCACTATTTAACATTACATGTTTAATTTGAACCAATTAGTAAAAGGACTCTCATTAATATATACCGGTGTAGCAGTAAATAATGATTTAAGCATTACTCATGAAATGACAAATGCTAGAATGTAGAATATGggaatgaaaaaacaaatgcaacttTTCTAAGTTGAGATGTAAAACTATACCATATCATATTCTTAAGACAGCATACGCTTTCTTGAATATTTTAGAATAAACATACATGGTAATCTAGGTATAAACCGatataaaaagaatttaaatatataagatGCCTGTTAAAATGTAgcaaaaatgaatcatgtttaaCTGCCAGTGTCAAAGTCAATGTGAAGTCATTATTTGTCAAGGTATTTTTAtagctgtatttttaatgtacaCTTTTATGTGGGAGCTGTGTGTTTACAATAACTGTACATATTAAGTtagatgttatttattaaattatttttcatgaaTAATTGTAGAACAAATTCATATGTGGTACTTTAGATCAAAAACGTGACTTAAATGGTCATAACCTCACTATAGACAGAAATCCTGTGAATTTCAAACATTGCATTTTGAAGCCTGACTTCTgttttttgcaaatttattgCTTTctaaatagtgtttttttttcttataagtTGCTGTGCAATTCTGTTCAACatctgtttgtatttttaatacatcATGTGCTTTACATATAGTCACTATATTATACAATACATAACATAAGCACTTCTGCTCAGCAGAGCCACCGACGGCATTTTCTCCAGAATGTAGCTTGAATCAAATCTATATAGATGCTCAGCGTTAGCTGCATGTCTGGCGCTTCTTATAGTATAGAATGTATACACTATATACGTTTTGACCATTTAAGTCATATGATTAATGATTAACATTgtgttaaaatgttacataaacgaATAATACTGTCTAGTATTTGGGTAAATGTTTGATAAGTATTTAAGATTATAATTAGTGTGTAATAGGAAATTATTTTCTGAATCAGTGCAGTAGGCTATTGTTCAGTCTCAGCCTGCCACACTTACAGTAGCTAGAATTCACACTTAAAGCTGCTATAATTAAGGTTTGCAATCATTCTAACTTCTGTCAGTAAAAGATACAACCTCACAGTCATATACAAACCCACACCCTTCATCCACACCTCCCTGCATAGATGCAAACACACAATAGGATGGTATCATGATGTAGCACAGTGATCCAGGAAGTGTTGGTATTTCATGCCAGTAGTTAGCAAATGCAGTAGTACAATAGTGCTAAATTGGAACTTTCCTTGTGTCTAGTGTTGTACACTCATGGGAACATATTTTGTACCTTAATATGTATGTTTCACCTCTACACATGGATATAGTGCAcctttaaaaatgctttaagGTACATAAATGGACTGTGCTTTTAGGGGAAAGCTTTAAAGCGACACTACATACAGGtaaaaaatacacactaaaggtaAGCTGTACCTTTGAGGCTGCCACCCAACAACAAGTAAAATATACTTAgtactcattttttttcttaaagtgtTCTACAAGCTACATCTAAGTGAATGACATACAAGCATCAAAGCACAGCTTAGCATCCATTTTCATGCCTTGCAAATCTCTCAGGTTTCTCTAGCACCGAAACGCAACAAGGAAATTGACTCCTCTTTCCTGGTTTCTTGGTGCTATTGCTAACTGAATGCTTCCTTTTCTGCTGCACTCTTTATTTTTGGCAGCGTTTTGTGGTGGAACTGGACATTTTGGTTGAACGTCATTCTTTTTGGCCTCTACAGTCACACTGGACAGAGACTTCTTTTTCAGTGCATCTATTTTAGTGATAGAGATCAGTATGTAAAGACAGTTCTTGTTTAAATATCGATTACAGCATCtttaagatataaaaaaaagaacagtattGAAAGACCTACTGTACTATTAAGATGGATTTAAGGGTTAGCATGCTACTGTTTAAGGTAATGATCTGAACTCAGGTCTATTGTAAGTTTACCTCAAAGTTAGCTCACTAACCCATAAATCCAGCTTTGTAGTATAGGTTATCTGTCTTCCTGTTACACTGTATGTATTAAGCTTATATATTTCCTTAAATACGTAACATAAGGACTGTGTATTTGAGATTTGTTTAGTTGAACCCATGTAagaacatgttttattaattataatacattaaatactatatgtttttgtaaacatgttttcagggttgctgttgttatttattCACAAGTTTTCACACAGATATCatcttaaaatatgaaaatgctCCTGGCTATGTGCAGCTATATTAACGACATGGTGCAGTAAGaacatttgtacattttattttatttgatctgcTTTACTTGTGCAGTGCTACACCTGCAACAGATTTGTAAAAACACAAGTTGTATAATCTGCACATACATGAAGATGTTATTCTTTATAGGATTGTCCCACTTTGTATCCAACAATGATGTATTTGTACACTGAAGTCATCTGCATCACTTGCTATTAGGAACGCATATATCCAAGACTTACCTACACATCCAATATAAACGTGTGACTGATTGGTAAACGAAACAAGACACAGAGGTTGAAGTTAAATAAATCTGACAAACCAGAaacacctatttatttatttatttatttatttgtttgtttgtttgtttgtttattattctggtgtggttgtttttttcttcttccataaaccagtatgtaataaaatatagcTCAGTTAAGGCTGCTTTCTTTGACACAGTATATATATGATGTAGAGCTGAAATTTCTGATAGAATGTTTGCACTGCGTTGAGGTTTAAGAGCATTTCAAAGTTTGAGAAATTACTGATTCTATTCGAACACAAAGGTGCATGAGGTAGAACTATTGTGTCTAATTTGGAAGAAATGTTGTTGCGTGCGTAACATTTTGTTTACTGCTGGTGTGTCAAGTAGAAAAAGAGATTATTTAATTACCTAAATGCTGTTCATTGCATCTCTTTATGTAAAGTTCAGGATCAAATCAACCTGTCAATCTTTTCAGCTCACCaacacacattgtgtgtgtgtgtgtgtgtgtgtgtgtgtgtgtgtgtgtgtgtgttaaagtctTTAGTAAATGATGAGTAATATTCAGCTAATGTAACCCTGATGCCATGGACTGGGAACATGCTGAGTTTCTAATAAACACCTCCCTGGGGTTTATCTTATTTCCCTTGTTAATCTGGCAGGAGCTCATATGCTAATTAACAGATCTGCAAGGCAGGAGATTATTGGCAATGTCCTACTATGCTGCTGCTGCCTAAAAAACTTTTATTATCTGAGTACGCACAAAGCAAGAATAAGATACTCCTCAGACATAAACAGGGGATGAAGAACCTGTTGATGATATTCCAGATGCACTACTAAATCATACATAAAGTGGAAATAACTAGCAGCTTGACCCAGTTCTAGGATGTTTTCTTGAAGTGTTTGGAATTACAGTGTACTGTTGTGGGCCCTAGAGACCTGTGCTATATGGAGTGAACTACATTGGAGTAaggattcatttttattttgtttttttcagttctgACCAACAGTGTAAAATGCTACGGCACTGTAACTCTATTAATTTCAGTATATGAGGATTTGTAGGATTGTGTCATACCAGGCACATTTCACAGACATAAAACTGCATACCATTTGTTAGGAAGTGTGGATAGGTGTAAAAAGAAGGTTAGCAGTGAGCCCTAAGAGCAGTACTAGAATCCAAAATCACCCAAAAGGGAATTAAAAGCACAGTCAAGCCTGCCATTTATTCTCTCTGACCCATTAAGTCTTCATCAAGAAACTCAGAACGAGTATAATAAGCTGAAATATGAAATAGGACGATGATATCAGATGAATGCTTTGGAAGGAAGTCCACAATTTAAAGATATTTTAAGTAGATTTGCCATATATTCACTTTACTTCACATTATTCTTATTATCTGGGGACTCTGATACTAGATTTGCTCAGTATGTCTAGGAATATAGgttacacagagagaaaaaaagatgtgaGCACAGGAAACAGATATGTGGAGTGTAAATAAGTGAAACAGCAAGAATTTTATGTCAATTTGGAAATTGtctttaattcatattaatcagtccctccaggatttcgcaattTTGTAATGACAGAAATGAATTCATATCAAGCAAATATCAAGCAAagtccgcaatattcagaggagcaaaATTACAACAAATTTGGTCCAAgctgcatcatgtgacatcatcaaaatgcgcattcagccaaagcctcctttgattcacgtgtgtcgaacatgagtacagctgaaaggtcttatttaccatcaaacatcactgtgaaatttcccatcaaacatcactgtgaaagacagcacaaaacaatttcatgcagttGCCAATTTTGCCACAGacgttttctgcaaaaaagcacaaaaaagctCAGCatattgcatcgcaaattttgaaaaaagtcacagcaaaatcaagcatttttggctgcaacaatcacaaaaaaatatcctcaaaatcctgtacagactgataaaTAATCATACATTATTTAACTTATAAATCATAAtagaatattaattaaaaaggtATCTTTCTGTAGTGTCTTTCACAGATACCTCTCAAAGtccagagtaaaaaaaaacatatttaacatatataaaatatataacactgtgtgtatatgtgtgtgtgtgtgtgtgtgtgtgtgtgtatatatatatatatatatatatatatatatatatatatatatatatatatatacacacacacacacacacacacacacacacacacagatatatatggTCATGGAAAAGGAAGGCTGTAGTTGGCTTGTGAGGAAGAATAAGTAGAGGtacaatcacagtgacactggaGTAGAGAGTTCCAAAATATTGGAGCCCATGGTATATCTGACAATTCACTGCATGAGGACATGAAGGGATGAAAAGGACACTCAGGATGGAGAAATGgtgaaaaggtaaaaaaaaaatgtgaaaaagataGGTAACCCATGTAATTCATTAAGAATAAGGTTAATTTGTGCAGATTACTCTGTATATGTGAAGCTGACGTCTGCTGAGGATATTGGCAAGGAGACCAATGAAAAGAGAGCTGCAAAAATCAATATGGGAGCTAATAAGAGCATGGTAAAGGGCAAATGTGCAATGTTACAAAGGTGATAAAAGCTGTTTGGCTTTATATGGATTTGTGATTATGTTTGGGTGTTAGTGAAATA
This window contains:
- the grm1b gene encoding metabotropic glutamate receptor 1b, translated to MWSMMRMNCVLFLSLLLLCVMASNIYERSLVPRAVTRSVARMDGDIIIGALFSVHHQPSAENVAERTCGEVREQYGIQRVEAMFHTLDRINADPNLLPNITLGCEIRDSCWHSSVALEQSIEFIRDSLISLREDGDGSKWCLDGTPFSQPLATKKPIVGVIGPGSSSVAIQVQNLLQLFNIPQIAYSATSTDLSDKTLYKYFLRVVPTDTLQARALLDIVKRYNWTYVSAVHTEGNYGESGMEAFKELASQEGLCIAHSDKIYSNAGEKHFDRLLRKLRERLPKARVVVCFCEGMTVRGLLMAMRRLGVAGEFLLIGSDGWADRDEVVEGYEQEAVGGITMKLQSEEVTSFDSYFLKLRLNTNTRNPWFAEFWQHRFQCRIPGHPQENKNYRKNCSGYESLEENYVQDSKMGFVINAIYAMAHGLHDMHEDLCPGYVGLCEAMDPIDGSKLLEFLLRTSFTGVSGEDVRFDENGDSPGRYDIMNLQYVEPGVYDYINVGSWHEGILSIDDYMIQMNRSEMVRSVCSEPCSKGEIKVIRKGEVSCCWICTACKDNEYVQDEFTCKACELGWWPDKELQGCEPLPLHYLKWSHAESIVAVVFSCLGILVTSFVTFVFILYRDTPVVKSSSRELCYIILTGIFLGYICPFTLIAKPTVASCYLQRLLVGLSASMCYSALVTKTNRIARILAGSKKKICTRKPRFMSACAQVVIAFILISLQLTLEVTLIILEPPSPIKFYPSIREVYLICNTSNMGMVAPLGYNGLLILSCTYYAFKTRNVPANFNEAKYIAFTMYTTCIIWLAFVPIYFGSNYKIITTSFSVSLSVTVALGCMFTPKMYIIIAKPERNVRSAFTTSDVVRMHVGDGKIACRSNSLLNMLKRKKNASGNNSNGKSVSWSEPGSRQPPKGEHMWHRLSVHVKRQEAGSNQTAVIKPLTNTYHDTGLEFSDLSTKTLYNVAEEDEGEPVRYNPPASPHLIAHRYSPASKPVKEMNTKQEFYNPEQHLPQKCVLPQQVTADHFQDMTAKLNSSMPDLDDIISLHEPVSGVMPPYRPLIPQTQQVYPMQLSSYSKKPDTLLEEEEEVENEQFGLLHGYMYNNAQIHDDEELVQIKLAMEDSLALMPPSPFRDLTGSGNPIPNSPVSESILCTPPNVTYASVILKDYKQSSSTL